The genome window CTAAACGTGGCCGTACTGCAACTGGCGGGGTTCCTCCTGCGACTTGGCCCAGCCGTGCTCGCCGCACTCGGAGCCTTTGGCGCGGCGCTCCTTGCGCTCGCTCTGATGGCATGGGCCCGCCCGTCAGACGGGAACACCTGGCGCCTGTTCAAGTTTGCGTCGGTGTACATGCTTGTCTCCTTTGCGGCGCTTACCCTCGGCGCCACCCTAGGCTAGCACGACAGACACCCAGCCCCTCCGATTTTGACAAGCCGGCGGGACTTGAGTAGAATAACAAGCGAGGTTGCCGAGGTAGCTCAGTTGGAAGAGCACATCACTGAAAATGATGGGGTCCCCAGTTCAAATCTGGGCTTCGGCACCTTTGGGCGGAAGTGGCTCAGCGGTAGAGCATCTCCTTGCCAAGGAGAGGGTCGCGGGTTCAAATCCCGTCTTCCGCTCCTTTTGTTCCCCCGGGCGACGTAGCCAAGTGGCAAGGCAGGGGTCTGCAAAACCCCGACCGCGGGTTCAAGTCCCGCCGTCGCCTCCACAAGGCTGTCATCCTTATGGCAGCCTTTCTTTTTCCATGGCGAGCAGCCCCCAACATGACGCACGTCATGGTCTTTCTGTCCGGATTCCGCTATACTCGCCACAAATTCATTCACGGAGGAATGCCATGAGCGAGATGCCGAATCCCGGCCAGGTCGCGCCCGATTTTGAACTCCCGTCCGATCGCGGCGAGAAGATTCGCCTGTCCGACTTCCGAGGCAAGAAGGTTGTACTGTACTTCTACCCCAAAGACATGATGTCGGGATGCACCAAGGAAGCCTGCTCGTTCCGCGACAACTATCCGCAGTACGAAGAACAGGGCGCGGTGATCCTGGGCGTCAGCCCCGATTCGCCACAGAGCCACGTGCGGTTCAAAAGCAAGTACAATCTCCCTTTCTTGCTCCTTTCCGACGAGGACCACAAGGTCGCCGAGCAATACGGAGTATGGGGCGAGAAACAGATGTACGGCCGCGCCTACCAGGGCATCTTGCGGACCACATTCGTCATTGACGAAGAAGGCAAAATTGCCAAGGTCTTCAGCAAAGTAAAGCCCGAAGGCCATGGCGAGGAAGTGTTGGGGGCGCTGGCCGACTAGACCGTGCTCACGGATCCACCCGCCAGTTGGCCGGCTGCACCATCTCTATCCAGTAGCCCAGTCCGGGCGTCATCTGCTGCAACGCGTTCAGTTCCGGGGGCACCGTGAAATCGTACAGCACCCATGGCGAATCCGGCCGGTCGGCCCTGTAGGCATACACCCGCACGTACTTCCCCGCGATGGAGGCAAGCGCATCGGATACGTTGCGCGCCCGAAGGGAAGGATAAGCCACCAGGTTGAGGCCGTTGATCAGCGGAATCTCGGTGGGAGTCGTGATGGCGAGGCCCGACACCGTGAGCGTGCAGGGCGCGGTTGCCCGCAACCATATCCCGTAGCGCAGGTCTAGGTAATCCAGCCCGCCTGTCTGGCTCACACTGCCTGCCTGGTACACTTTCCAGCGGGCATAAGGGGCGAAGGCGTCGTACTGCATCACCATGTCGTAATTGCCGGCGATGCTGGAAAACAGGCCGCTGGGCGTCGTGTCGCTGACGACCACGGGGATAGAGATCAGGTTCCAGCCTTCCTGCACCGGCCACGTGAACGTTACGACAGGCTCCGGCGTGGGGGGCGGCGTCGCCGTCGGCTCGGGCGTGGGCGTTGGCTGCACTCCGACCAGGCTGATGCCGGTGTAGTAGTGGCGCAGGATTTGGTCAAAGGTCGCGCCGCGCCTGGCCATGGCGATGGCCCCTTCCTGGCACATCCCCACGCCATGCCCCCACAGCCGCGTGTACCCGCACTCGCAGGCGACGCTGCGACAGTAGGGCAGCGCTTGCACCCACACATCCTCGCTGTTGCGCGTGTGGCCGTCGCAGTGGCCGAAGTAGAAGGCGCGGATGATGCTACCACGATACGTCGCAAAGACGCCTCGTGTCGCCTCTACGGCCTGATCCGTTCGGGAAAAATGAACGTTCTTCCACACCTGGCAGTGCGTCGTCGTGCAGACATTAGCGCCCTGCGCCGCGTGGTTCCAGGAGGTAACCGCATAACTGCGCGCCGCCACCGCCTGCGCCTTCAGCGCCTCCATGGGAGCAGAGGGCGGCAACTCCTGTGGCACCACGCCCTTCACGTACTCCTCTAAATCCATCTCCACCACCTGGCCGTCGGGCATTAGCACGCGGATGGAGGTCGGCGCGGACGCCATGGCAACATCAAAATCAGGAGCCCAGGCCTGTTCGGGGGGAGTAACCATGCGGCGGAAGAGTTCTTCCTCCTGCGCCGGCGTCGGGTTCGCAACGACCATGTCAAAGTCCACGCGGATGCTGCGGCCCACCAGCACGCGCACGTGTGTCTGCGACATATCCAGATAGCCGGGGGCGCGCACGGCCACCGTCCACTCGCCGGGAAGCGTCGGCAACCGATAGTAGCCGCCCGCGTCGGTGAACGCGCCCCCTTGCCCGCCCTCCAGGTACACGAAAGCCCCCGCAACGGGGCTTTCCGTCAGAATGTCCCGCGCCTGGCCGAAAATAACGCCGCCCTCAACCGGCGGAGCCAACGCGACACCCGCGGCAGCGATCGGCGACGCGGCCCACGCGCCCGGCCCAGCCAGGAGCCACAAAAGGACTGCCGCAACGACAGCCCGGCAACGCGCGCCCATAGCATTCCCCCTGGAGCAGAAACACGATTCACACAAGGAAACGCGCCACCCCA of Chloroflexota bacterium contains these proteins:
- the bcp gene encoding thioredoxin-dependent thiol peroxidase, which translates into the protein MPNPGQVAPDFELPSDRGEKIRLSDFRGKKVVLYFYPKDMMSGCTKEACSFRDNYPQYEEQGAVILGVSPDSPQSHVRFKSKYNLPFLLLSDEDHKVAEQYGVWGEKQMYGRAYQGILRTTFVIDEEGKIAKVFSKVKPEGHGEEVLGALAD
- a CDS encoding SpoIID/LytB domain-containing protein, which gives rise to MGARCRAVVAAVLLWLLAGPGAWAASPIAAAGVALAPPVEGGVIFGQARDILTESPVAGAFVYLEGGQGGAFTDAGGYYRLPTLPGEWTVAVRAPGYLDMSQTHVRVLVGRSIRVDFDMVVANPTPAQEEELFRRMVTPPEQAWAPDFDVAMASAPTSIRVLMPDGQVVEMDLEEYVKGVVPQELPPSAPMEALKAQAVAARSYAVTSWNHAAQGANVCTTTHCQVWKNVHFSRTDQAVEATRGVFATYRGSIIRAFYFGHCDGHTRNSEDVWVQALPYCRSVACECGYTRLWGHGVGMCQEGAIAMARRGATFDQILRHYYTGISLVGVQPTPTPEPTATPPPTPEPVVTFTWPVQEGWNLISIPVVVSDTTPSGLFSSIAGNYDMVMQYDAFAPYARWKVYQAGSVSQTGGLDYLDLRYGIWLRATAPCTLTVSGLAITTPTEIPLINGLNLVAYPSLRARNVSDALASIAGKYVRVYAYRADRPDSPWVLYDFTVPPELNALQQMTPGLGYWIEMVQPANWRVDP